A genomic window from Streptomyces sp. NBC_00234 includes:
- a CDS encoding peptidase inhibitor family I36 protein has protein sequence MKTGIRRSAAVGIAALFLTVTGATLAPSAFAAKSDCPRGYVCVWNNTSFSGPPTWKSQGNLYSKSSAAGISIFNNGVADPGADHIWWKATWANGQKSNGCLHYPPDGSSFVLYGSVKLDSAVWGGEC, from the coding sequence GTGAAAACTGGCATCCGTAGAAGTGCCGCCGTGGGTATCGCGGCGCTCTTTCTGACCGTCACGGGCGCGACATTGGCGCCGTCGGCATTCGCCGCGAAGAGCGATTGCCCCCGAGGATATGTCTGTGTCTGGAACAACACGTCGTTCAGCGGCCCGCCGACGTGGAAGTCGCAGGGCAACCTGTACAGCAAGAGCTCGGCCGCCGGGATTTCGATCTTCAACAACGGTGTGGCGGACCCGGGAGCCGATCACATCTGGTGGAAGGCCACGTGGGCCAACGGGCAGAAGTCCAATGGGTGCCTCCACTACCCGCCGGACGGCAGCTCGTTCGTCCTGTACGGCAGCGTGAAGCTGGACTCGGCCGTGTGGGGCGGCGAGTGCTGA
- a CDS encoding alpha/beta fold hydrolase, producing MSEVELSAGVITYEDTGGDGPVVVLLHGVAMDGSLWRNVVDGLRTGFRCVVPTLPLGGHRRPMRPDADLSVLGVARLVAEFLEVLDLQDVTLVMNDWGGAQSLVADGRDQRIGKLVITSCEAFDNYPPGLPGSNLHASAKVPGGLRLAFALLKLKPMRRLPMTWGRMCKRPVPHEVMDAWFRPLWTSAEIRRDLRKYVLGVPPKAELLRWAEKLRDFDRPALVVWAAEDKVMPPEHGRRLAALLPQGQLVEVADSYTLIPEDQPAVLAAHISAFLLKGRPA from the coding sequence GTGTCGGAAGTCGAGCTCTCCGCAGGCGTGATCACGTACGAGGACACGGGCGGCGACGGGCCGGTGGTCGTCCTCCTGCACGGTGTCGCGATGGACGGTTCCCTCTGGCGCAACGTCGTCGACGGGCTCCGCACCGGCTTCCGGTGCGTCGTACCGACCCTGCCGCTCGGCGGGCACCGGAGGCCCATGCGGCCGGACGCGGATCTCTCCGTCCTCGGGGTGGCCCGGCTGGTCGCGGAATTCCTCGAAGTGCTGGACCTCCAGGACGTCACGCTCGTGATGAACGACTGGGGCGGGGCGCAGTCCCTCGTCGCGGACGGACGGGACCAGCGGATCGGCAAGCTGGTGATCACATCCTGCGAGGCGTTCGACAACTACCCTCCGGGACTGCCCGGTTCCAATCTCCACGCCTCCGCGAAGGTGCCCGGCGGGCTGCGTCTCGCCTTCGCCCTGCTGAAGCTGAAGCCCATGCGGCGGCTGCCCATGACCTGGGGCCGGATGTGCAAGCGGCCCGTCCCGCACGAGGTGATGGACGCGTGGTTCCGGCCGCTGTGGACCTCCGCGGAGATCCGCCGCGATCTGAGGAAGTACGTCCTCGGAGTGCCGCCCAAGGCCGAACTGCTCCGCTGGGCCGAGAAGCTCCGCGACTTCGACCGCCCGGCGCTCGTCGTCTGGGCGGCGGAGGACAAGGTCATGCCACCCGAGCACGGGCGCCGGCTCGCCGCGCTCCTGCCCCAGGGGCAGCTGGTGGAGGTCGCCGACAGCTACACGCTCATCCCGGAGGACCAGCCGGCTGTGCTCGCGGCGCACATCAGCGCGTTCCTGCTGAAGGGCCGGCCGGCCTGA
- the tdh gene encoding L-threonine 3-dehydrogenase: protein MKALVKQKAEPGLWLMDVPEPEIGPGDVLIKVLRTGICGTDLHIRAYDGWAQQAVRTPLVLGHEFVGEVAELGSDVVDIKVGDLVSGEGHLVCGKCRNCLAGRRHLCRSTLGLGVGRDGAFAEYVALPASNVWVHRVPVDLDIAAIFDPFGNAVHTALSFPLVGEDVLITGAGPIGIMAAAVARHAGARNVMITDVSEARLELARKVGVSLALNVADETIADGQRHLGLREGFDIGLEMSGRPEAMRDMIANMTHGGRIAMLGLPSEEFAVDWSRIVTSMITIKGIYGREMYETWYAMSVLLEGGLDLAPVITGRYGYRDFEAAFDDAASGRGGKVILDWTV, encoded by the coding sequence GTGAAGGCACTCGTGAAGCAGAAGGCCGAGCCGGGGCTCTGGCTGATGGACGTGCCGGAACCGGAGATCGGTCCCGGAGACGTACTCATCAAGGTGCTCCGCACCGGCATCTGCGGCACCGACCTGCACATCCGGGCCTACGACGGCTGGGCCCAGCAGGCCGTGCGCACCCCGCTCGTCCTGGGCCACGAGTTCGTGGGCGAGGTCGCCGAGCTCGGTTCCGACGTCGTCGACATCAAGGTCGGCGACCTCGTCAGCGGCGAGGGCCACCTGGTCTGCGGCAAGTGCCGCAACTGCCTGGCCGGCCGCCGCCACCTCTGCCGCTCCACCCTCGGGCTCGGCGTCGGCCGGGACGGGGCGTTCGCCGAGTACGTCGCCCTCCCCGCCTCCAACGTCTGGGTCCACCGGGTCCCCGTGGACCTCGACATCGCGGCGATCTTCGACCCGTTCGGCAACGCCGTCCACACCGCCCTGTCCTTCCCCCTGGTCGGCGAGGACGTGCTGATCACCGGTGCCGGACCGATCGGCATCATGGCCGCGGCCGTCGCCCGCCACGCCGGCGCCCGCAACGTCATGATCACCGACGTCAGCGAGGCACGCCTCGAACTGGCCCGCAAGGTCGGCGTCAGCCTGGCGCTCAACGTCGCCGACGAGACGATCGCCGACGGACAGCGGCACCTCGGACTGCGCGAGGGCTTCGACATCGGCCTGGAGATGTCCGGCCGCCCCGAGGCGATGCGCGACATGATCGCGAACATGACGCACGGCGGTCGCATCGCGATGCTCGGACTGCCGTCCGAGGAGTTCGCCGTCGACTGGTCCCGCATCGTCACCTCGATGATCACCATCAAGGGCATCTACGGCCGCGAGATGTACGAGACCTGGTACGCGATGTCCGTGCTGCTGGAGGGCGGCCTGGACCTCGCCCCCGTGATCACCGGACGATACGGCTACCGGGACTTCGAAGCGGCGTTCGACGACGCGGCGAGTGGTCGCGGTGGCAAGGTCATTCTCGACTGGACCGTCTGA
- a CDS encoding glycine C-acetyltransferase, whose translation MFDSVRDDVRTTLDEIKAAGLHKPERVIGTPQSATVAVTSGGRPGEVLNFCANNYLGLADHPEVVAAAHEALDRWGYGLASVRFICGTQEVHKELEQRLSSFLGQEDTILYSSCFDANGGVFETLLGAEDAVISDALNHASIIDGIRLSKAQRFRYANRDMADLETQLKEASGARRRLIVTDGVFSMDGYVAPLREICDLADRYDAMVMVDDSHAVGFVGAGGRGTPELHDVMDRVDIITGTLGKALGGASGGYVAARAEIVALLRQRSRPYLFSNSLAPVIAAASLKVIDLLESAGELRERLNANTALFRTRMTEEGFDVLPGDHAIAPVMFGDAAKAGRMAELLLERGVYVIGFSYPVVPQGAARIRVQLSAAHSTDDVNRAVDAFVDARAALAE comes from the coding sequence ATGTTCGACTCCGTACGTGACGACGTGCGCACCACCCTCGACGAGATCAAGGCCGCCGGGCTCCACAAGCCCGAGCGGGTGATCGGCACCCCGCAGTCCGCGACCGTCGCGGTCACCTCCGGCGGACGCCCCGGCGAGGTCCTCAACTTCTGCGCGAACAACTACCTGGGCCTCGCCGACCACCCCGAGGTCGTCGCCGCCGCGCACGAGGCGCTGGACCGCTGGGGCTACGGGCTCGCCTCGGTCCGCTTCATCTGCGGCACCCAGGAAGTCCACAAGGAGCTGGAGCAGCGGCTGTCGTCGTTCCTCGGCCAGGAGGACACGATCCTCTACTCCTCCTGCTTCGACGCCAACGGCGGTGTCTTCGAGACCCTCCTCGGCGCGGAGGACGCGGTCATCTCCGACGCCCTCAACCACGCCTCGATCATCGACGGCATCCGGCTCTCCAAGGCCCAGCGCTTCCGCTACGCCAACCGCGACATGGCGGACCTGGAGACGCAGCTCAAGGAGGCGTCCGGGGCACGGCGCCGGCTCATCGTCACCGACGGTGTGTTCTCCATGGACGGTTACGTCGCTCCGCTGCGCGAGATCTGCGACCTGGCCGACCGCTACGACGCCATGGTCATGGTCGACGACTCGCACGCCGTCGGCTTCGTCGGCGCCGGCGGACGCGGCACCCCCGAGCTGCACGACGTCATGGACCGCGTCGACATCATCACCGGCACCCTCGGCAAGGCGCTCGGCGGTGCGTCCGGCGGCTACGTCGCCGCCCGCGCCGAGATCGTCGCCCTGCTGCGCCAGCGCTCGCGCCCGTACCTCTTCTCCAACTCGCTCGCTCCCGTCATCGCCGCCGCCTCGCTCAAGGTCATCGACCTGCTGGAGTCCGCGGGCGAGCTGCGCGAGCGGCTCAACGCCAACACCGCGCTCTTCCGGACCCGGATGACCGAGGAAGGCTTCGACGTCCTGCCCGGCGACCACGCCATCGCCCCCGTCATGTTCGGGGACGCGGCGAAGGCAGGCCGGATGGCGGAGCTGCTCCTCGAGCGCGGTGTGTACGTGATCGGGTTCTCGTACCCGGTCGTCCCGCAGGGCGCCGCACGCATCCGTGTGCAGCTGTCCGCCGCGCACTCCACCGACGACGTGAACCGTGCCGTCGACGCGTTCGTCGACGCCCGGGCCGCGCTGGCGGAGTAG
- a CDS encoding LysR family transcriptional regulator — protein sequence MIDARRLRILRAVADHRTVTAAAAALYLTPSAVSQQLAALEQETGHRLVERGARGARLTAAGEILLTHTNAVLAQLEQAEAELAAYSAGVAGTVTVAAFATGIGLVLAPAITELNLTAPGIRVRVQDAEGDASVPMVLDRQVDVAVAVEYRGAPGADDARLTRVPLYSEPFDAVLPVDHRLAGQDQVAVADLAKDPWIGPYPGNPCHDVVVLACEFAGFEPRLEHSSDDFRAVVALAGAGAGVALVPRSALRGVDLTGVVVRPVKGSAPTRRVFAAVRQGAEGHPLIRPVLDALGAAGTREESLTTRIP from the coding sequence ATGATCGATGCACGGCGGCTGCGTATTCTCCGTGCGGTGGCGGACCACCGCACAGTGACTGCGGCAGCCGCCGCGCTGTATCTGACCCCGTCCGCCGTGTCCCAGCAGCTCGCCGCCCTTGAGCAGGAGACCGGCCACCGGCTCGTCGAACGCGGCGCGCGCGGGGCGCGGCTCACGGCGGCGGGGGAGATCCTGCTGACCCACACCAACGCGGTGCTGGCCCAGCTGGAGCAGGCCGAGGCGGAGCTCGCGGCGTACAGCGCGGGCGTGGCCGGTACGGTCACGGTCGCCGCGTTCGCCACCGGTATCGGCCTCGTCCTCGCCCCCGCCATCACCGAGCTGAACCTGACCGCGCCCGGCATCCGGGTCCGGGTCCAGGACGCCGAGGGCGACGCGAGTGTGCCGATGGTGCTGGACCGGCAGGTGGATGTGGCGGTCGCCGTGGAGTACCGGGGTGCTCCGGGGGCGGACGACGCGCGGCTGACCCGGGTGCCGCTGTACTCGGAGCCGTTCGACGCGGTGCTGCCGGTGGACCACCGGCTGGCCGGCCAGGACCAGGTGGCGGTCGCGGACCTCGCGAAGGACCCGTGGATCGGGCCGTACCCCGGCAACCCCTGTCACGACGTGGTGGTCCTCGCCTGCGAGTTCGCCGGCTTCGAACCCCGCCTCGAACACTCCTCGGACGACTTCCGCGCGGTCGTCGCGCTGGCCGGGGCGGGCGCGGGAGTGGCGCTGGTGCCGAGGTCCGCGCTGCGCGGAGTGGACCTCACGGGCGTGGTCGTCCGCCCGGTGAAGGGCAGCGCGCCCACCCGCCGGGTCTTCGCCGCGGTGCGCCAGGGGGCGGAGGGCCACCCCCTGATCAGGCCGGTCCTGGACGCGCTGGGCGCGGCGGGCACCCGCGAGGAGAGTCTGACCACGCGTATTCCGTGA
- a CDS encoding VOC family protein, which yields MSHIALVTLVVTDYDEALTFYRDALGFELVEDTDRGDGSRWVVVRPRGGPAGTGLLLARAKDEAQRGSVGAQTGGRVGFFLHTEDFAGDHERMRAAGVTFLEEPRHEVYGSVAVFEDLYGNRWDLLQPA from the coding sequence ATGTCACATATCGCCCTCGTCACCCTGGTCGTCACCGACTACGACGAAGCCCTCACCTTCTACCGCGACGCCCTGGGCTTCGAACTGGTGGAGGACACCGACCGGGGCGACGGCTCCCGCTGGGTGGTCGTGCGCCCGCGCGGCGGGCCGGCGGGGACGGGGCTGCTCCTGGCCCGCGCCAAGGACGAGGCGCAGCGCGGGAGCGTCGGGGCGCAGACCGGCGGCCGGGTCGGCTTCTTCCTGCACACCGAGGACTTCGCGGGCGACCACGAGCGCATGCGAGCCGCCGGGGTCACCTTCCTGGAGGAGCCGCGGCACGAGGTCTACGGCTCGGTGGCGGTCTTCGAGGACCTGTACGGCAACCGCTGGGACCTGCTGCAGCCCGCGTGA
- a CDS encoding nucleoside/nucleotide kinase family protein, producing the protein MDTSDLAALTARARLLAVPGRRRILGIVGPPGAGKSTLAARLVDALDGLAVLVPMDGFHLAGAELDRLGRADRKGAPDTFDAAGYAALLRRLRDPGEPGPVYAPAFDRALEEPVAGSVPVPPDIPLVVTEGNYLLHDEGPWAPVRGLLDETWYLDVDPGLRVRRLVDRHVRFGKSRPYAERWVTGSDEPNARLVERGRARADLVVRPPDPTR; encoded by the coding sequence ATGGACACGAGTGACCTCGCCGCCCTGACGGCACGTGCCCGGCTTCTCGCCGTGCCCGGCCGCCGGCGCATCCTCGGGATCGTCGGCCCGCCGGGGGCCGGCAAGTCCACGCTGGCCGCCCGGCTCGTCGACGCACTCGACGGGCTGGCCGTCCTCGTCCCCATGGACGGTTTCCACCTGGCCGGGGCCGAACTGGACCGGCTCGGCCGCGCCGACCGCAAGGGCGCCCCCGACACCTTCGACGCCGCCGGGTACGCGGCCCTCCTGCGGCGGCTTCGCGACCCCGGTGAGCCGGGACCCGTCTACGCGCCCGCCTTCGACCGTGCGCTGGAGGAGCCGGTCGCCGGTTCCGTGCCCGTACCGCCGGACATCCCACTTGTCGTCACCGAGGGGAACTATCTCCTGCACGACGAGGGGCCCTGGGCTCCGGTGCGCGGGCTGCTCGACGAGACGTGGTACCTGGACGTGGACCCTGGCCTGCGGGTCCGCCGGCTCGTCGACCGGCATGTGCGCTTCGGCAAGTCCCGCCCGTACGCGGAGCGCTGGGTGACCGGTTCCGACGAGCCGAACGCCCGCCTCGTCGAGCGGGGCCGCGCCCGAGCCGACCTCGTGGTGCGTCCACCAGACCCCACCCGCTGA
- a CDS encoding M24 family metallopeptidase: MSSPNQPVPFTADDYRARMARAVESAADAGLAGLLVAPGPDLVYLTGYQPTAITERLTVLVLAAGQDPILVVPTLEAPDAERAVGAPALTLRDWTDGKDPYAVTAPLLDAAGRFGISDNAWAMHLLGLQQLLPGTSYASLTEALPMLRAVKDAHELERLTAAGAAADATYEEILKVRFSGRKETDVAADLAALLTRFGHSQVDFTVVGSGPNGANPHHEAGERVIERGDMVVLDFGGLKHGYGSDTSRTVHVGEPTAEEQRVHDIVREAQEAGCRAVAPGVACQEIDRAARAVITEFGYGERFIHRTGHGIGVTTHEPPYMIEGEEQPLVPGMCFSVEPGIYLPGRFGVRIEDIVTVTEDGGRRLNTTPREMAIVE, translated from the coding sequence ATGTCCAGCCCGAACCAGCCCGTGCCGTTCACCGCCGACGACTACCGGGCGCGTATGGCCCGCGCCGTCGAGTCCGCAGCCGATGCGGGACTCGCGGGCCTTCTCGTCGCCCCGGGCCCCGACCTCGTCTACCTCACCGGCTACCAGCCGACCGCGATCACCGAGCGCCTCACCGTCCTCGTCCTCGCCGCGGGCCAGGACCCGATCCTCGTCGTCCCGACCCTGGAGGCACCGGACGCCGAGCGCGCCGTCGGCGCCCCGGCGCTCACGCTGCGCGACTGGACGGACGGGAAGGACCCCTACGCGGTCACCGCACCGCTGCTGGACGCCGCGGGACGGTTCGGGATCAGCGACAACGCCTGGGCGATGCACCTCCTCGGGCTCCAGCAGCTGCTGCCCGGAACGTCGTACGCCTCGCTGACCGAGGCCCTGCCCATGCTCCGGGCGGTGAAGGACGCCCATGAGCTGGAGCGGCTCACGGCCGCCGGAGCCGCCGCGGACGCCACGTACGAAGAGATCCTGAAGGTGCGTTTCTCCGGCCGCAAGGAGACCGACGTGGCCGCCGACCTGGCGGCGCTCCTGACCCGGTTCGGTCATTCCCAGGTCGACTTCACCGTCGTCGGCTCCGGCCCCAACGGCGCCAACCCGCACCACGAGGCGGGCGAGCGCGTCATCGAGCGGGGCGACATGGTGGTGCTCGACTTCGGCGGCCTCAAGCACGGGTACGGCTCCGACACCTCCCGTACGGTCCACGTCGGCGAGCCCACCGCCGAGGAGCAGCGTGTGCACGACATCGTCCGCGAGGCCCAGGAGGCGGGCTGCCGTGCGGTCGCGCCCGGCGTCGCCTGCCAGGAGATCGACCGGGCGGCGCGCGCGGTCATCACCGAATTCGGCTACGGCGAGCGGTTCATCCACCGCACGGGTCACGGCATCGGCGTCACCACCCACGAACCGCCGTACATGATCGAGGGTGAGGAGCAGCCGCTGGTGCCCGGCATGTGCTTCTCCGTGGAGCCTGGCATCTACCTCCCGGGGCGCTTCGGTGTCCGTATCGAGGACATCGTGACGGTCACCGAGGACGGCGGGCGCAGGCTGAACACCACCCCGCGCGAGATGGCGATCGTCGAGTAG
- the treZ gene encoding malto-oligosyltrehalose trehalohydrolase, protein MQFEVWAPDAETVGLRTADGTQSMERDATRPGWWTALAEAADGDRYGFSVDGGPVHPDPRSRRQPDGPDGESAVFDQNAYVWRNEWPGRGLPGAVLYELHIGTYTPAGTFDAAAERLGHLAELGITHVSLMPVCPFPGTNGWGYEGVSLWAVHEPYGGPAGLKRFVDAAHGLGLGVLLDVVHNHLGPSGNYLPAFGPYFTDTHHTPWGSAVNLDAPGSDEVRAYLLGSALAWLRDYRLDGLRLDAVHALADSRALTFLEELSTAVDTLAADTGRPLSLIAESDLCDPRTTAPRESGGLGLHAQWNDDFHHSLHTALTDESQGYYADFAAAPLAALSKTVTSAFFHNGTYSSFRGRTHGRPVDITRTAAHRFVGYAQTHDQIGNRALGDRLAASLSPGLQACTAALVLTGPFTPMLFMGEEWGARTPWQFFTDHTDPQLAEAVRNGRRREFGAHGWAEEEIPDPQDPATRDRSCLDWSEPEREPHTRMLAWYRELIALRRVMPDLRDPDLATVKTAFDESARWLAYRRGDLRVAVNLSGKPATIPLGGGRHRSGGGRVLAAWEPVEAPGADGLLHLPPESCVVLADD, encoded by the coding sequence ATGCAGTTCGAGGTGTGGGCACCCGACGCGGAGACGGTCGGGCTCCGGACGGCCGACGGTACGCAGTCGATGGAACGCGACGCGACGCGGCCCGGCTGGTGGACCGCCCTGGCGGAGGCCGCCGACGGGGACCGCTACGGCTTCTCGGTGGACGGCGGGCCCGTGCACCCCGATCCGCGCTCGCGCCGCCAGCCGGACGGCCCCGACGGCGAGAGCGCCGTGTTCGACCAGAACGCGTACGTCTGGCGCAACGAGTGGCCGGGGCGCGGACTGCCCGGCGCCGTCCTGTACGAGCTGCACATCGGTACGTACACCCCGGCGGGCACCTTCGACGCCGCCGCCGAACGGCTCGGCCACCTCGCCGAGCTGGGCATCACCCATGTCTCGCTCATGCCCGTCTGCCCCTTCCCCGGTACCAACGGCTGGGGGTACGAGGGGGTGTCGCTGTGGGCCGTGCACGAGCCGTACGGCGGCCCGGCCGGGCTGAAACGCTTCGTCGACGCGGCACACGGCCTGGGCCTCGGCGTCCTCCTGGACGTGGTGCACAACCACCTGGGCCCGTCCGGCAACTACCTCCCCGCGTTCGGCCCCTACTTCACCGACACCCACCACACTCCGTGGGGCTCCGCCGTCAACCTGGACGCACCGGGATCGGACGAGGTGCGGGCGTATCTGCTGGGCAGCGCGCTCGCCTGGCTGCGCGACTACCGTCTCGACGGGCTGCGGCTCGACGCGGTGCACGCCCTCGCCGACAGCCGGGCGCTCACGTTCCTGGAGGAACTCTCCACGGCCGTCGACACCCTCGCGGCGGACACCGGCAGGCCGCTCTCGCTCATCGCGGAGTCCGATCTCTGCGACCCGCGCACGACGGCGCCGCGCGAGAGCGGGGGCCTCGGGCTGCACGCCCAGTGGAACGACGACTTCCATCACTCCCTGCACACCGCGCTCACCGACGAGTCCCAGGGCTACTACGCCGACTTCGCCGCCGCCCCCCTCGCGGCCCTTTCCAAGACCGTGACCAGCGCCTTCTTCCACAACGGTACGTACTCCAGCTTCCGTGGCCGCACGCACGGCCGCCCGGTCGACATCACCCGGACCGCCGCCCACCGCTTCGTCGGCTACGCGCAGACCCACGACCAGATCGGCAACCGGGCCCTCGGCGACCGGCTCGCCGCCTCCCTCTCCCCCGGCCTCCAGGCGTGCACGGCCGCCCTGGTCCTCACGGGCCCGTTCACCCCGATGCTCTTCATGGGCGAGGAGTGGGGCGCCCGCACCCCGTGGCAGTTCTTCACCGACCACACCGATCCGCAACTGGCGGAGGCCGTGCGCAACGGCAGGCGGCGCGAGTTCGGGGCGCACGGCTGGGCGGAAGAGGAGATTCCCGATCCGCAGGACCCGGCGACCCGGGACCGATCCTGCCTGGACTGGAGCGAACCGGAACGCGAGCCGCACACCCGCATGCTCGCCTGGTACCGCGAACTGATCGCGCTGCGCCGCGTGATGCCCGACCTGCGCGACCCGGACCTGGCGACGGTGAAGACCGCGTTCGACGAGTCCGCCCGCTGGCTCGCGTACCGCAGGGGGGATCTGCGGGTCGCGGTCAACCTCTCCGGGAAACCGGCCACCATCCCGCTGGGCGGCGGCCGGCACCGCAGCGGCGGCGGCCGGGTGCTGGCGGCCTGGGAACCGGTCGAGGCACCGGGCGCGGACGGGCTGCTGCATCTGCCGCCGGAGTCGTGCGTGGTGCTCGCCGACGACTGA
- a CDS encoding GNAT family N-acetyltransferase, which translates to MTDLVIRALTQSDAHLFDSLHDDDLVGRAAFGHRYGTVRDGGEYRPEWTWIALRDDTVVARAAWWSGPDDTEPVLLNWFDFAEGEDEAGAELLRRSSLYAEYELILPANWREVPEVRAAAEARIAAATAAGMKPLVERYRYLWTPDCGLPERPGRLTFRPEPDDAVILDVLRRVHSATLDAHARRAIEGPGGLEAAAQEELDFFNWCPSPRSWWQLAYTPDGELAGLHVPAHNPSGPCIGFIGVVPEARGHGYGYDLLVECTHFLVAEGAEFITGATDQGNVPMAAAFARAGHPVTQERIHLV; encoded by the coding sequence ATGACCGATCTGGTCATTCGCGCGCTCACCCAGAGCGACGCCCATCTCTTCGATTCCCTGCACGACGACGACCTCGTCGGCCGCGCCGCTTTCGGACACCGCTACGGCACGGTCCGCGACGGCGGGGAGTACCGGCCCGAGTGGACCTGGATCGCCCTGCGCGACGACACCGTCGTCGCCCGGGCCGCCTGGTGGTCGGGGCCCGACGACACCGAACCCGTCCTGCTCAACTGGTTCGACTTCGCCGAGGGCGAGGACGAGGCGGGCGCCGAACTGCTGCGCCGCTCCTCGCTGTACGCCGAGTACGAGCTGATCCTGCCCGCGAACTGGCGGGAGGTCCCCGAGGTCCGCGCGGCGGCAGAGGCCCGCATCGCCGCCGCCACGGCGGCGGGCATGAAGCCGCTCGTCGAGCGGTACCGCTACCTGTGGACGCCGGACTGCGGCCTTCCCGAGCGTCCCGGCCGTCTGACGTTCCGCCCGGAGCCGGACGACGCGGTGATCCTCGACGTCCTGCGCCGGGTCCACTCCGCCACGCTGGACGCGCACGCCCGGCGGGCCATCGAGGGCCCCGGGGGCCTGGAGGCGGCGGCCCAGGAGGAGCTGGACTTCTTCAACTGGTGTCCCTCGCCGCGTTCCTGGTGGCAGCTGGCGTACACGCCGGACGGTGAGCTGGCCGGGCTCCATGTACCCGCCCACAACCCCTCGGGTCCGTGCATCGGCTTCATCGGCGTCGTACCGGAGGCACGCGGGCACGGCTACGGCTACGACCTGCTCGTGGAGTGCACGCACTTCCTGGTCGCCGAGGGCGCCGAGTTCATCACGGGCGCGACCGACCAGGGGAACGTGCCGATGGCCGCCGCGTTCGCGCGGGCCGGCCATCCCGTGACGCAGGAGCGCATCCACCTGGTCTAG